The genome window ACAGAAGGCCATGCCCTTGGATACAACCAGATTGGTCAGGAGTTTTCGGTAATAATCCAGATCTGTCAGTTGTATATTATTTCTGAGGATGTTGTTCACAAGGCCCTTGTCAGAGTAGGGAAAGAGGTATGTGAGGGCTGCCAGATCCATTTCTGTCATACCCCGGGTAAAGAGATCTGTATCCCTTGCCAGACCTATATAGAGAGCCGAAGCCACGGCAGCGGTGGGAATGACTTCCTGCTCCTGATAGTATTCGCATATCATGGTAGAACAGGAGCCGTATTCCGGTCTTATATCAATCATTTTCACATCATCCGTTGTGAGGCTCTTATGATGGTCTATGACGGCAATTTCTTTGCCGATCAGATCTTCCACATTGGCGTTTCCTTTACAGCCATCTACAATGATGATCCTATCCGAATTTGTCAGTTCATAATGTTTCCAGTGGTGGATCGGGATGTTGAGGTGGGCAATCATCTGGATGAGAGCATGCCTTTGAAGTTCACCATCGTAGATGATTCCTGCATTGATGCCTTTTGCATTCAGGAGCTCTTTCAAGCCAAAGGCGGCTGCAACTGCATCCGGATCTGGAAAATTATGAGTTTGAATAAAGATTCTTCCCTCTTTATCCTTGAGGCTGTGAATCAGAATATCCGAAAAGATAAGCAACTCCTGATAGTACAATTATCCTGCTTGGTTTATGATCATACAGGATACAATTTGACTATAGAATAATACAGGAGTACCACCCATGTCCATTCAATGGTTTCCAGGACATATGACCAGAACAAAAAAATTAATTCTTGAGAATCTCAAGAAAGTAGATATGGTCATTGAAATTCTGGATGCACGAGCTCCATTAGCCAGCAGAAACCCCCTTCTGGAAGAACTCACAAAGGGGAAACCCAGACTCATTTTGCTCAATAAATCAGATCTTGCAGATCCCATTATGACTCAAAAATGGATAAGAACTTTGACCGAGGGAAACAGTATCAAGGCTGTTGCTGTCAACTCAAGGAATATCAGATCTCTAAAAGCCGTGCCTAAAGAGTGTAAAATTCTCTGCCGGGATAAGAAGTGGGTAAATCGGCGCCCAGTAAGAACTATGATCGTAGGAATCCCCAATGTAGGGAAGTCTACGGTGATTAATACTCTGTCGGGGAAGAAGAAAGCCGCAGCTGCCAATCAACCCGGGGTGACAAAGGATATGCAGCATGTACCCGTTTCTCGGGAACTTCAGATCCTGGATACTCCCGGTATCCTCTGGCATAAGTTTGATGATCAATTGGTAGGGCTGAAACTAGGAGCCCTTGGTTCCATTAAGGATGCGGTTCTTTTGCTTGACCAGATAGCCCTGGGAACTCTACTTTTTCTTAGAAATAGTTACCCTGAGCGCTTGGTAAAACGGTATAAACTGACCTCTCCCGAAGAGAACCAACCCGATGGGATTCAAATAGACACACAGGAACCTCATGATCTCCTGGAAATGATTGGCAAAAATAGGGGATTGATTCTTCCTGGTGGGGAGGTGGATCTGGAAAGAACATCCCGCATGTTTCTCAAGGAATTACGGGATGGTATCATTGGCCCTATCAGTCTTGAAAATCCATCAGATCCGGATTTTGGATGGAATTTTATTCAGGAAGAGCAATGATTTTCCACTGCCCCTTTTCCTGTCTCACCATAAATACAAGGTTCTGACCTTTCATGAAATCAACTTGACCCGGTAGCACTTCTGTACCGAGAAAAAGATAGCAGCTGCTATCGGGAGACCAGCGTCGTCCCTCTTCAAACCACTGGGGAAACAACTCAGAATATTCATCGTAACCGTAGATATGGTATCTGTAGCTTCTCTTATAGTCTGCCAGGGAGTAGGCGCTCAAATCGCTTGCTGGCGGGGCAATCCTATAACGGCTCTGACTAAACCCGGTTTCAAGATCCTTTAAATTTTCAGAGAGGGATTTGTAGAAT of Oceanispirochaeta crateris contains these proteins:
- the ylqF gene encoding ribosome biogenesis GTPase YlqF; this encodes MSIQWFPGHMTRTKKLILENLKKVDMVIEILDARAPLASRNPLLEELTKGKPRLILLNKSDLADPIMTQKWIRTLTEGNSIKAVAVNSRNIRSLKAVPKECKILCRDKKWVNRRPVRTMIVGIPNVGKSTVINTLSGKKKAAAANQPGVTKDMQHVPVSRELQILDTPGILWHKFDDQLVGLKLGALGSIKDAVLLLDQIALGTLLFLRNSYPERLVKRYKLTSPEENQPDGIQIDTQEPHDLLEMIGKNRGLILPGGEVDLERTSRMFLKELRDGIIGPISLENPSDPDFGWNFIQEEQ
- a CDS encoding DHH family phosphoesterase, with protein sequence MYYQELLIFSDILIHSLKDKEGRIFIQTHNFPDPDAVAAAFGLKELLNAKGINAGIIYDGELQRHALIQMIAHLNIPIHHWKHYELTNSDRIIIVDGCKGNANVEDLIGKEIAVIDHHKSLTTDDVKMIDIRPEYGSCSTMICEYYQEQEVIPTAAVASALYIGLARDTDLFTRGMTEMDLAALTYLFPYSDKGLVNNILRNNIQLTDLDYYRKLLTNLVVSKGMAFCYLPDGCPKNLMGILGDFILSLQEIHFVCLFACNNDQISLSFRNNWDDKDASVIMKAFTAGKGRGGGHKQMAGGILDSDIPADPESWFASLKDLIN